A single genomic interval of Bacteroidia bacterium harbors:
- the yidD gene encoding membrane protein insertion efficiency factor YidD, whose protein sequence is MKVWLFLVLMSFCLLSKAQPTVDSLLLGHQKKVPSVYNHPEVKLKLHYNPIVSAGMFFLYFYQKIISNQIGASCAYEPSCSQFCRQGIAKKGFVRGVLLTGDRLQRCTPFNVTYIRAKSQNLKNGKIYDPVQ, encoded by the coding sequence ATGAAAGTGTGGCTATTTTTAGTTTTGATGAGCTTCTGTCTATTGTCAAAAGCACAACCTACTGTGGATAGTTTATTGCTTGGACATCAAAAAAAAGTACCATCCGTGTATAATCACCCTGAGGTCAAGCTAAAATTGCACTACAATCCGATTGTATCAGCAGGCATGTTTTTTCTGTATTTTTATCAGAAAATAATTTCAAACCAAATAGGAGCGTCCTGCGCATACGAACCCAGCTGCTCTCAATTTTGCCGTCAAGGTATTGCAAAAAAAGGTTTTGTTCGTGGCGTCTTACTTACAGGGGATAGATTACAGCGCTGCACGCCGTTTAATGTTACATACATACGAGCTAAAAGCCAAAATCTGAAAAATGGCAAAATTTATGACCCCGTACAATAA
- the rpmJ gene encoding 50S ribosomal protein L36, with product MKVRSAIKKRSEDCKIVKRKGRLYVINKKNPRYKQRQG from the coding sequence ATGAAAGTACGTTCTGCAATTAAAAAACGGAGTGAAGATTGTAAAATTGTAAAGCGAAAAGGAAGACTATACGTCATAAACAAGAAAAATCCACGTTACAAACAAAGACAAGGATAA
- the rpsD gene encoding 30S ribosomal protein S4 has product MARYIGPTSKIARRFREPIFGPDKSLERKNYPPGQHGRTRKTKPSEYAAQLAEKQKAKYTYGLLERQFRNLYKRASRKKGIKGENLLKLLEARLDNTVFRMGFAPTRRAARQLVTHKHVCVNGEVVNIPSYTLKPGDVVEIREKSKALEVVNTSIKQSGNKRFPWLDVDKANYKGIFLTYPERADIPEKINEQLIVELYSK; this is encoded by the coding sequence ATGGCAAGATACATAGGACCTACCTCAAAGATAGCAAGGCGATTCAGGGAACCAATTTTTGGTCCAGACAAGAGCTTAGAAAGAAAAAACTATCCGCCTGGACAGCACGGTCGTACAAGAAAAACAAAACCTTCTGAATACGCTGCACAATTAGCAGAAAAGCAAAAAGCAAAATATACTTACGGTTTGTTAGAAAGACAGTTTCGTAACTTGTACAAAAGAGCTTCACGCAAAAAAGGTATAAAAGGTGAGAACTTACTAAAACTTCTTGAAGCAAGGTTAGATAACACTGTCTTTCGCATGGGTTTTGCGCCCACACGTCGCGCAGCTCGGCAACTAGTTACACACAAACACGTGTGTGTAAATGGTGAAGTAGTTAATATCCCCTCTTACACTTTGAAGCCTGGCGATGTAGTGGAGATTAGAGAAAAAAGTAAGGCTTTAGAAGTAGTCAACACTTCTATCAAGCAGTCAGGTAACAAGCGATTCCCCTGGTTAGACGTAGACAAAGCAAACTATAAAGGGATATTTCTTACTTATCCCGAGCGCGCAGATATTCCTGAAAAAATAAATGAGCAGCTGATTGTAGAGCTATACTCAAAGTAA
- the rpsK gene encoding 30S ribosomal protein S11 produces the protein MSKSAKEKGKKRVVKVEAEGQVHIQASFNNIIISVTNMNGDVITWSSAGKMNFRGSKKNTPYAAQVATTACVKEAYDLGLRKADVYIKGPGAGREAAIRAVQSAGVEIVTIYDVTPIPHNGCRPPKKRRV, from the coding sequence ATGAGCAAATCGGCGAAAGAGAAAGGAAAGAAAAGAGTTGTCAAAGTAGAAGCAGAAGGACAAGTACATATTCAAGCTTCGTTCAACAATATTATTATTTCTGTTACTAACATGAACGGCGATGTGATTACTTGGTCCTCTGCGGGTAAGATGAATTTCAGGGGTTCAAAAAAGAATACTCCCTATGCAGCCCAGGTAGCTACAACGGCTTGTGTAAAAGAGGCATACGATTTAGGATTACGCAAGGCAGATGTTTACATCAAAGGACCTGGGGCAGGAAGAGAAGCTGCTATTCGCGCAGTACAAAGCGCAGGAGTAGAAATTGTTACAATTTACGATGTTACACCTATTCCGCATAATGGTTGTAGACCTCCTAAAAAACGTAGAGTATAA
- the rpsM gene encoding 30S ribosomal protein S13, translated as MARIAGVDLPKNKRGEIALTYIYGIGRSTARKILSELGIHFDKKVSEWTDEEQTKIREYITNNLKVEGELRAEVQLNIKRLMDIGCYRGIRHRKGLPVRGQRTRTNARTRKGKRKTVPGKKKATAKK; from the coding sequence ATGGCACGCATAGCAGGAGTTGACTTACCAAAAAACAAGCGCGGTGAAATTGCTTTGACCTATATTTATGGCATAGGTCGTTCTACCGCAAGAAAAATTTTATCTGAATTAGGTATCCATTTTGACAAAAAAGTTTCAGAATGGACTGACGAAGAGCAGACCAAAATCCGCGAGTATATCACTAACAACCTAAAAGTAGAAGGTGAATTACGAGCGGAAGTACAGCTAAACATTAAACGTTTGATGGATATTGGTTGCTATCGCGGGATTAGGCACCGCAAGGGCTTGCCTGTACGCGGTCAGCGCACACGTACGAATGCTAGAACCAGAAAAGGTAAAAGAAAAACAGTTCCAGGAAAGAAAAAAGCTACAGCTAAAAAATAA